Proteins encoded within one genomic window of Cucumis sativus cultivar 9930 chromosome 3, Cucumber_9930_V3, whole genome shotgun sequence:
- the LOC101218216 gene encoding homeobox-leucine zipper protein ANTHOCYANINLESS 2 isoform X2 — MRKMDGYGEVCLLGDGFDPTGIVRIREDEYDSRSGSDNIDGAVSGDDHDANDEQPPKRKKYHRHTPHQIQELEIFFKECPHPDDKQRNELSRRLGLETKQVKFWFQNRRTQMKTQIERHENAILKQENDKLRAENSVMKDAISNPTCSTCGGPSIPVHLSFEEHQLRIENARLREELHRLYAVTNKFLGWPVVPFANHGSSPSSDSCLELSVGRNGPGNLSTVSDSMGLNLGNELFSAGSVMPISKPDIGMLTNDIPLERTIYVDLALAAMNELVKMAQMDGPLWIRSRADSGKETLNLDEYSRTFPSSAGMKHTNWTTEATRDTTMVIINSLALVETLMDANRWAEMFPCLIARATTTDVISSGMGGTRNGALQLMHAELRVLSPLVPVRTLKFLRFCKQHADGLWAVVDVSIGEGSNSNSFSGCKRLPSGCVVQDMPNGFSKVTWVEHTEYDETVIHQLYRQLISSGSGFGSQRWLATLQRQCDCLAILMSSTIPTEDPAGISPSGRRSMLKLSQRMVDNFCSGVCSSTLHKWDKLVVGNISEDVKVMARKSINDPGEPPGIVLSAATSVWMPVTQQRLFAFLQDECLRSEWDILSNSRPMLEMLRISKSQGPDNRVSLLCANPMNANENTMFILQETWTDVSGSLVVFAPVDTSSVNLVMRGGDSAYVSLLPSGFAILPIDQSNYACTNGEDATVKSSINSGHGGACLLTVAFQILVNSLPTAKLTVESVETVNHLISCTIQKIKAALQVS; from the exons ATG AGGAAAATGGATGGTTATGGAGAAGTATGTCTGCTTGGAGATGGCTTTGATCCTACTGGAATTGTGAGGATAAGGGAAGATGAATATGATAGCAGATCAGGCAGCGACAATATCGATGGTGCTGTATCGGGGGATGATCACGATGCTAACGATGAACAACCACCAAAAAGGAAGAAGTACCATAGGCATACTCCCCATCAGATCCAAGAGCTTGAGAT TTTCTTCAAGGAGTGTCCCCATCCCGATgataaacaaagaaatgagCTCAGTAGAAGGCTTGGTTTGGAGACAAAGCAAGtgaaattttggtttcaaaatcGTCGAACACAGATGAAG ACACAAATAGAACGACACGAGAATGCAATTCTTAAGCAAGAAAATGATAAGCTCCGGGCCGAGAATAGTGTGATGAAGGATGCTATTTCTAACCCAACGTGTAGTACTTGTGGGGGCCCTTCAATTCCTGTTCATTTATCATTTGAAGAACACCAGCTTAGGATTGAGAATGCCAGATTAAGAGAGGAACTGCATCGGTTATATGCTGTCACCAACAAGTTCTTGGGCTGGCCAGTTGTGCCGTTTGCCAATCATGGCTCTTCGCCAAGTTCTGACTCTTGCTTGGAACTTTCTGTAGGAAGAAATGGACCCGGAAATTTGAGTACCGTTTCCGATTCTATGGGGCTTAACTTGGGAAACGAACTTTTCAGTGCTGGCTCTGTGATGCCTATTAGTAAGCCTGACATAGGCATGCTAACTAATGATATACCACTTGAGAGAACAATATATGTGGATCTTGCTTTGGCAGCTATGAATGAATTGGTTAAGATGGCTCAAATGGATGGTCCCCTTTGGATCAGAAGTCGGGCCGACAGTGGCAAAGAGACATTGAACCTTGATGAATATTCAAGGACATTTCCTTCTTCGGCTGGTATGAAGCACACTAATTGGACAACAGAGGCGACCAGAGATACTACAATGGTCATCATCAACAGCTTGGCACTTGTTGAGACATTGATGGACGCA AACCGATGGGCAGAAATGTTTCCTTGTTTGATTGCTCGAGCTACTACAACCGATGTGATATCAAGTGGCATGGGTGGAACTAGAAATGGTGCATTACAATTG ATGCATGCTGAACTGCGAGTGCTTTCCCCACTCGTTCCTGTTCGTACACTTAAGTTCCTCCGCTTCTGCAAGCAGCATGCTGATGGTCTATGGGCTGTAGTTGATGTTTCCATTGGAGAAGgttcaaattcaaactcaTTTTCCGGTTGCAAGAGACTCCCTTCAGGCTGTGTTGTGCAAGATATGCCCAATGGTTTCTCCAAG GTTACATGGGTGGAACATACAGAATATGATGAGACGGTCATACACCAGCTTTACCGCCAGTTAATTAGTTCGGGCAGCGGCTTTGGTTCACAACGGTGGCTCGCTACCCTTCAAAGACAATGCGACTGTTTGGCAATTCTTATGTCCTCTACTATCCCCACCGAAGATCCTGCAG GAATATCGCCATCTGGTAGGAGAAGTATGCTGAAGCTGTCGCAGCGTATGGTGGATAACTTCTGTTCTGGGGTTTGTAGTTCGACTTTGCATAAGTGGGACAAGCTCGTTGTAGGCAATATTAGTGAAGATGTAAAAGTGATGGCTAGAAAGAGTATCAACGATCCTGGTGAGCCACCCGGTATCGTGTTGAGTGCTGCAACTTCGGTTTGGATGCCAGTAACTCAACAGCGGTTGTTTGCATTCTTGCAAGACGAGTGCTTACGAAGTGAGTGGGATATTTTATCCAACAGCCGGCCAATGCTAGAAATGCTCCGCATCTCGAAAAGCCAGGGACCGGATAACCGTGTTTCTCTACTGTGTGCTAAT CCCATGAACGCTAATGAGAACACAATGTTCATATTGCAAGAGACTTGGACTGATGTATCAGGCTCACTGGTTGTTTTCGCTCCAGTCGACACATCGTCGGTTAATTTGGTAATGCGTGGAGGAGATTCTGCTTATGTATCACTATTACCATCAGGATTTGCAATTCTCCCCATTGATCAATCCAACTATGCTTGTACAAACGGCGAAGACGCAACAGTCAAGTCAAGCATTAACAGTGGCCATGGTGGTGCATGTCTCCTCACAGTTGCATTCCAGATTTTGGTGAATAGCCTTCCAACTGCCAAACTCACCGTCGAGTCAGTTGAGACAGTTAACCATCTCATTTCTTGCACCATCCAGAAGATCAAAGCTGCCCTTCAAGTATCGTAA
- the LOC101218216 gene encoding homeobox-leucine zipper protein ANTHOCYANINLESS 2 isoform X3: MDGYGEVCLLGDGFDPTGIVRIREDEYDSRSGSDNIDGAVSGDDHDANDEQPPKRKKYHRHTPHQIQELEIFFKECPHPDDKQRNELSRRLGLETKQVKFWFQNRRTQMKTQIERHENAILKQENDKLRAENSVMKDAISNPTCSTCGGPSIPVHLSFEEHQLRIENARLREELHRLYAVTNKFLGWPVVPFANHGSSPSSDSCLELSVGRNGPGNLSTVSDSMGLNLGNELFSAGSVMPISKPDIGMLTNDIPLERTIYVDLALAAMNELVKMAQMDGPLWIRSRADSGKETLNLDEYSRTFPSSAGMKHTNWTTEATRDTTMVIINSLALVETLMDANRWAEMFPCLIARATTTDVISSGMGGTRNGALQLMHAELRVLSPLVPVRTLKFLRFCKQHADGLWAVVDVSIGEGSNSNSFSGCKRLPSGCVVQDMPNGFSKVTWVEHTEYDETVIHQLYRQLISSGSGFGSQRWLATLQRQCDCLAILMSSTIPTEDPAGISPSGRRSMLKLSQRMVDNFCSGVCSSTLHKWDKLVVGNISEDVKVMARKSINDPGEPPGIVLSAATSVWMPVTQQRLFAFLQDECLRSEWDILSNSRPMLEMLRISKSQGPDNRVSLLCANPMNANENTMFILQETWTDVSGSLVVFAPVDTSSVNLVMRGGDSAYVSLLPSGFAILPIDQSNYACTNGEDATVKSSINSGHGGACLLTVAFQILVNSLPTAKLTVESVETVNHLISCTIQKIKAALQVS; this comes from the exons ATGGATGGTTATGGAGAAGTATGTCTGCTTGGAGATGGCTTTGATCCTACTGGAATTGTGAGGATAAGGGAAGATGAATATGATAGCAGATCAGGCAGCGACAATATCGATGGTGCTGTATCGGGGGATGATCACGATGCTAACGATGAACAACCACCAAAAAGGAAGAAGTACCATAGGCATACTCCCCATCAGATCCAAGAGCTTGAGAT TTTCTTCAAGGAGTGTCCCCATCCCGATgataaacaaagaaatgagCTCAGTAGAAGGCTTGGTTTGGAGACAAAGCAAGtgaaattttggtttcaaaatcGTCGAACACAGATGAAG ACACAAATAGAACGACACGAGAATGCAATTCTTAAGCAAGAAAATGATAAGCTCCGGGCCGAGAATAGTGTGATGAAGGATGCTATTTCTAACCCAACGTGTAGTACTTGTGGGGGCCCTTCAATTCCTGTTCATTTATCATTTGAAGAACACCAGCTTAGGATTGAGAATGCCAGATTAAGAGAGGAACTGCATCGGTTATATGCTGTCACCAACAAGTTCTTGGGCTGGCCAGTTGTGCCGTTTGCCAATCATGGCTCTTCGCCAAGTTCTGACTCTTGCTTGGAACTTTCTGTAGGAAGAAATGGACCCGGAAATTTGAGTACCGTTTCCGATTCTATGGGGCTTAACTTGGGAAACGAACTTTTCAGTGCTGGCTCTGTGATGCCTATTAGTAAGCCTGACATAGGCATGCTAACTAATGATATACCACTTGAGAGAACAATATATGTGGATCTTGCTTTGGCAGCTATGAATGAATTGGTTAAGATGGCTCAAATGGATGGTCCCCTTTGGATCAGAAGTCGGGCCGACAGTGGCAAAGAGACATTGAACCTTGATGAATATTCAAGGACATTTCCTTCTTCGGCTGGTATGAAGCACACTAATTGGACAACAGAGGCGACCAGAGATACTACAATGGTCATCATCAACAGCTTGGCACTTGTTGAGACATTGATGGACGCA AACCGATGGGCAGAAATGTTTCCTTGTTTGATTGCTCGAGCTACTACAACCGATGTGATATCAAGTGGCATGGGTGGAACTAGAAATGGTGCATTACAATTG ATGCATGCTGAACTGCGAGTGCTTTCCCCACTCGTTCCTGTTCGTACACTTAAGTTCCTCCGCTTCTGCAAGCAGCATGCTGATGGTCTATGGGCTGTAGTTGATGTTTCCATTGGAGAAGgttcaaattcaaactcaTTTTCCGGTTGCAAGAGACTCCCTTCAGGCTGTGTTGTGCAAGATATGCCCAATGGTTTCTCCAAG GTTACATGGGTGGAACATACAGAATATGATGAGACGGTCATACACCAGCTTTACCGCCAGTTAATTAGTTCGGGCAGCGGCTTTGGTTCACAACGGTGGCTCGCTACCCTTCAAAGACAATGCGACTGTTTGGCAATTCTTATGTCCTCTACTATCCCCACCGAAGATCCTGCAG GAATATCGCCATCTGGTAGGAGAAGTATGCTGAAGCTGTCGCAGCGTATGGTGGATAACTTCTGTTCTGGGGTTTGTAGTTCGACTTTGCATAAGTGGGACAAGCTCGTTGTAGGCAATATTAGTGAAGATGTAAAAGTGATGGCTAGAAAGAGTATCAACGATCCTGGTGAGCCACCCGGTATCGTGTTGAGTGCTGCAACTTCGGTTTGGATGCCAGTAACTCAACAGCGGTTGTTTGCATTCTTGCAAGACGAGTGCTTACGAAGTGAGTGGGATATTTTATCCAACAGCCGGCCAATGCTAGAAATGCTCCGCATCTCGAAAAGCCAGGGACCGGATAACCGTGTTTCTCTACTGTGTGCTAAT CCCATGAACGCTAATGAGAACACAATGTTCATATTGCAAGAGACTTGGACTGATGTATCAGGCTCACTGGTTGTTTTCGCTCCAGTCGACACATCGTCGGTTAATTTGGTAATGCGTGGAGGAGATTCTGCTTATGTATCACTATTACCATCAGGATTTGCAATTCTCCCCATTGATCAATCCAACTATGCTTGTACAAACGGCGAAGACGCAACAGTCAAGTCAAGCATTAACAGTGGCCATGGTGGTGCATGTCTCCTCACAGTTGCATTCCAGATTTTGGTGAATAGCCTTCCAACTGCCAAACTCACCGTCGAGTCAGTTGAGACAGTTAACCATCTCATTTCTTGCACCATCCAGAAGATCAAAGCTGCCCTTCAAGTATCGTAA
- the LOC101218216 gene encoding homeobox-leucine zipper protein ANTHOCYANINLESS 2 isoform X1 yields the protein MPGGAITDPSFLPYPIPSSMPSSSEFSSSLRKMDGYGEVCLLGDGFDPTGIVRIREDEYDSRSGSDNIDGAVSGDDHDANDEQPPKRKKYHRHTPHQIQELEIFFKECPHPDDKQRNELSRRLGLETKQVKFWFQNRRTQMKTQIERHENAILKQENDKLRAENSVMKDAISNPTCSTCGGPSIPVHLSFEEHQLRIENARLREELHRLYAVTNKFLGWPVVPFANHGSSPSSDSCLELSVGRNGPGNLSTVSDSMGLNLGNELFSAGSVMPISKPDIGMLTNDIPLERTIYVDLALAAMNELVKMAQMDGPLWIRSRADSGKETLNLDEYSRTFPSSAGMKHTNWTTEATRDTTMVIINSLALVETLMDANRWAEMFPCLIARATTTDVISSGMGGTRNGALQLMHAELRVLSPLVPVRTLKFLRFCKQHADGLWAVVDVSIGEGSNSNSFSGCKRLPSGCVVQDMPNGFSKVTWVEHTEYDETVIHQLYRQLISSGSGFGSQRWLATLQRQCDCLAILMSSTIPTEDPAGISPSGRRSMLKLSQRMVDNFCSGVCSSTLHKWDKLVVGNISEDVKVMARKSINDPGEPPGIVLSAATSVWMPVTQQRLFAFLQDECLRSEWDILSNSRPMLEMLRISKSQGPDNRVSLLCANPMNANENTMFILQETWTDVSGSLVVFAPVDTSSVNLVMRGGDSAYVSLLPSGFAILPIDQSNYACTNGEDATVKSSINSGHGGACLLTVAFQILVNSLPTAKLTVESVETVNHLISCTIQKIKAALQVS from the exons ATGCCTGGTGGTGCAATTACTGATCCCAGCTTTCTACCTTACCCAATTCCCAGTTCAATGCCTAGTTCCTCTGAATTCTCCAGTTCCTTA AGGAAAATGGATGGTTATGGAGAAGTATGTCTGCTTGGAGATGGCTTTGATCCTACTGGAATTGTGAGGATAAGGGAAGATGAATATGATAGCAGATCAGGCAGCGACAATATCGATGGTGCTGTATCGGGGGATGATCACGATGCTAACGATGAACAACCACCAAAAAGGAAGAAGTACCATAGGCATACTCCCCATCAGATCCAAGAGCTTGAGAT TTTCTTCAAGGAGTGTCCCCATCCCGATgataaacaaagaaatgagCTCAGTAGAAGGCTTGGTTTGGAGACAAAGCAAGtgaaattttggtttcaaaatcGTCGAACACAGATGAAG ACACAAATAGAACGACACGAGAATGCAATTCTTAAGCAAGAAAATGATAAGCTCCGGGCCGAGAATAGTGTGATGAAGGATGCTATTTCTAACCCAACGTGTAGTACTTGTGGGGGCCCTTCAATTCCTGTTCATTTATCATTTGAAGAACACCAGCTTAGGATTGAGAATGCCAGATTAAGAGAGGAACTGCATCGGTTATATGCTGTCACCAACAAGTTCTTGGGCTGGCCAGTTGTGCCGTTTGCCAATCATGGCTCTTCGCCAAGTTCTGACTCTTGCTTGGAACTTTCTGTAGGAAGAAATGGACCCGGAAATTTGAGTACCGTTTCCGATTCTATGGGGCTTAACTTGGGAAACGAACTTTTCAGTGCTGGCTCTGTGATGCCTATTAGTAAGCCTGACATAGGCATGCTAACTAATGATATACCACTTGAGAGAACAATATATGTGGATCTTGCTTTGGCAGCTATGAATGAATTGGTTAAGATGGCTCAAATGGATGGTCCCCTTTGGATCAGAAGTCGGGCCGACAGTGGCAAAGAGACATTGAACCTTGATGAATATTCAAGGACATTTCCTTCTTCGGCTGGTATGAAGCACACTAATTGGACAACAGAGGCGACCAGAGATACTACAATGGTCATCATCAACAGCTTGGCACTTGTTGAGACATTGATGGACGCA AACCGATGGGCAGAAATGTTTCCTTGTTTGATTGCTCGAGCTACTACAACCGATGTGATATCAAGTGGCATGGGTGGAACTAGAAATGGTGCATTACAATTG ATGCATGCTGAACTGCGAGTGCTTTCCCCACTCGTTCCTGTTCGTACACTTAAGTTCCTCCGCTTCTGCAAGCAGCATGCTGATGGTCTATGGGCTGTAGTTGATGTTTCCATTGGAGAAGgttcaaattcaaactcaTTTTCCGGTTGCAAGAGACTCCCTTCAGGCTGTGTTGTGCAAGATATGCCCAATGGTTTCTCCAAG GTTACATGGGTGGAACATACAGAATATGATGAGACGGTCATACACCAGCTTTACCGCCAGTTAATTAGTTCGGGCAGCGGCTTTGGTTCACAACGGTGGCTCGCTACCCTTCAAAGACAATGCGACTGTTTGGCAATTCTTATGTCCTCTACTATCCCCACCGAAGATCCTGCAG GAATATCGCCATCTGGTAGGAGAAGTATGCTGAAGCTGTCGCAGCGTATGGTGGATAACTTCTGTTCTGGGGTTTGTAGTTCGACTTTGCATAAGTGGGACAAGCTCGTTGTAGGCAATATTAGTGAAGATGTAAAAGTGATGGCTAGAAAGAGTATCAACGATCCTGGTGAGCCACCCGGTATCGTGTTGAGTGCTGCAACTTCGGTTTGGATGCCAGTAACTCAACAGCGGTTGTTTGCATTCTTGCAAGACGAGTGCTTACGAAGTGAGTGGGATATTTTATCCAACAGCCGGCCAATGCTAGAAATGCTCCGCATCTCGAAAAGCCAGGGACCGGATAACCGTGTTTCTCTACTGTGTGCTAAT CCCATGAACGCTAATGAGAACACAATGTTCATATTGCAAGAGACTTGGACTGATGTATCAGGCTCACTGGTTGTTTTCGCTCCAGTCGACACATCGTCGGTTAATTTGGTAATGCGTGGAGGAGATTCTGCTTATGTATCACTATTACCATCAGGATTTGCAATTCTCCCCATTGATCAATCCAACTATGCTTGTACAAACGGCGAAGACGCAACAGTCAAGTCAAGCATTAACAGTGGCCATGGTGGTGCATGTCTCCTCACAGTTGCATTCCAGATTTTGGTGAATAGCCTTCCAACTGCCAAACTCACCGTCGAGTCAGTTGAGACAGTTAACCATCTCATTTCTTGCACCATCCAGAAGATCAAAGCTGCCCTTCAAGTATCGTAA
- the LOC105434848 gene encoding pentatricopeptide repeat-containing protein At5g04780, mitochondrial, whose amino-acid sequence MNFPHLHSLRTVLRKPLKPFIVNTSVKYISNLRPNDVSGFILDSSSNPSSISYPKLLLQFTASKDVSSGMAIHARIIRLGLLGLRNRLVNLYSKCQCFRVARKLVIDSSEPDLVSWSALISGYVQNGRGEEALLTYYEMYLLGAKGNEFTFSSVLKGCSLTRNLELGKQIHRVALVTGFESDVFVANTLVVMYAKCGEFGDSKKLFEAIPERNVVSWNALFSCYVQIDFFGEAINLFQEMISTGISPNEFSLSTVLNACAGLEDENYGMKVHGYLIKLGYDSDPFSANALLDMYAKSGCPEAAIAVFYEIPKPDIVSWNAVIAGCVLHEKNDLALKLLGKMGSYRVAPSMFTLSSALKACAAIGLVKLGRQLHSALMKMDMEPDSFVGVGLIDMYSKCGLLQDARMVFDLMPKKDVIVWNSIISGYSNCGYDIEAMSLFTNMYKEGLEFNQTTLSTILKSTAGSQANGFCEQVHTISIKSGYQYDGYVANSLLDSYGKCCLLEDAAKVFEVCPAEDLVAYTSMITAYSQYGLGEEALKMYLRMQDRDIKPDAFIFSSLFNACANLSAYEQGKQIHVHVLKCGLLSDVFAGNSLVNMYAKCGSIDDASCIFNEISWRGIVSWSAMIGGLAQHGHGRKALQLFYQMLKNGILPNHITLVSVLSACNHAGLVTEARRFFGLMEKLFGITPTQEHYACMVDILGRVGRLDEAMVLVKEMPFQASAAVWGALLGAARIHKNIELGRHAAEMLLTLEPEKSGTHILLANIYASTGMWDNVAKVRRSMKNSLVKKEPGMSWIELKDKVYTFIVGDRSHPRSKEIYVKLDDLRERLTSAGYVPMIETDLHDVEQIEKEQLLWHHSEKLAVAFGLIATPPGAPIRVKKNLRVCIDCHTAFKFISKVASREIIVRDINRFHHFRDGSCSCGDYW is encoded by the coding sequence ATGAATTTTCCTCACCTTCATTCTTTACGGACCGTTCTTCGCAAACCTCTGAAACCCTTTATTGTTAACACATCGGTCAAATATATAAGCAACCTACGACCCAATGATGTTTCTGGGTTTATACTTGATAGCAGTAGCAACCCTTCATCCATATCCTATCCAAAGCTTTTATTACAGTTTACTGCTTCCAAGGATGTAAGTTCAGGCATGGCAATTCATGCTCGTATCATCAGGTTGGGATTGTTAGGGCTAAGGAACCGATTAGTAAACTTATACTCGAAATGTCAGTGTTTTCGAGTTGCCCGGAAACTTGTTATAGATAGTTCCGAGCCAGATTTAGTTTCTTGGTCTGCTTTGATATCTGGGTATGTTCAGAATGGGCGTGGTGAAGAAGCCCTTTTGACCTATTATGAAATGTATTTATTGGGAGCGAAGGGTAATGAGTTCACTTTCTCTAGTGTTTTAAAAGGGTGCTCTTTGACAAGGAACTTGGAACTGGGGAAGCAGATTCATAGGGTTGCCTTAGTGACAGGTTTTGAGTCTGATGTGTTTGTTGCCAACACTTTGGTTGTTATGTATGCTAAATGCGGGGAGTTTGGTGATTCGAAGAAGCTATTTGAGGCAATTCCAGAACGAAATGTTGTGTCGTGGAatgctttgttttcttgttatGTGCAGATTGATTTCTTTGGAGAGGcaataaatttgtttcaagAAATGATTTCTACTGGTATTAGTCCTAATGAATTTAGTCTCTCCACTGTATTAAATGCTTGTGCTGGTTTGGAGGATGAAAATTATGGAATGAAAGTTCATGGGTATTTGATAAAGCTTGGATATGATTCTGACCCATTTTCTGCAAATGCACTTCTTGACATGTATGCAAAATCTGGGTGTCCTGAGGCTGCAATAGCTGTGTTTTATGAAATTCCAAAACCCGATATCGTTTCGTGGAATGCTGTAATAGCTGGTTGTGTTCTTCATGAGAAGAATGATTTAGCTCTTAAATTGTTAGGGAAAATGGGAAGCTATAGAGTGGCTCCTAGTATGTTTACTCTATCGAGTGCTCTTAAAGCTTGTGCTGCGATAGGGCTTGTAAAATTAGGCAGGCAGTTGCACTCTGCCTTGATGAAGATGGATATGGAACCAGATTCATTTGTAGGTGTTGGATTGATAGATATGTATTCCAAGTGTGGTTTGCTGCAAGATGCAAGGATGGTGTTTGATTTAATGCCAAAAAAGGACGTGATTGTATGGAATTCTATTATTTCTGGTTACTCCAATTGTGGGTATGACATAGAAGCTATGTCGCTCTTCACAAATATGTATAAAGAAGGTTTAGAATTCAACCAGACCACATTGTCAACAATCCTCAAATCTACAGCTGGTTCTCAGGCCAATGGGTTCTGTGAACAAGTTCACACAATATCGATCAAATCTGGTTATCAATATGATGGTTATGTAGCAAATAGCCTCCTTGATTCATATGGAAAATGTTGTCTATTAGAAGATGCAGCAAAAGTTTTTGAAGTGTGTCCTGCTGAGGATTTGGTGGCGTATACATCAATGATTACAGCTTATTCCCAATATGGCCTGGGCGAAGAGGCTCTAAAGATGTACTTGCGAATGCAAGATAGAGATATAAAGCCCGATGCATTCATCTTCAGTTCTCTTTTCAATGCATGTGCGAATTTGTCAGCATACGAGCAAGGAAAACAAATCCATGTCCATGTCCTGAAATGTGGATTGCTATCAGACGTTTTTGCTGGAAATTCACTTGTTAATATGTATGCCAAATGTGGAAGTATAGATGATGCTAGCTGCATTTTCAATGAGATATCTTGGAGGGGAATTGTATCTTGGTCAGCAATGATTGGTGGACTTGCTCAACACGGCCATGGAAGAAAAGCCCTCCAACTGTTCTATCAGATGCTCAAAAATGGTATTCTTCCAAATCACATAACCTTGGTCAGTGTCCTTTCTGCTTGCAATCATGCTGGTTTAGTAACTGAGGCTCGCAGATTTTTTGGATTAATGGAAAAATTGTTTGGAATTACACCGACCCAAGAGCATTATGCTTGCATGGTTGATATCTTGGGTCGAGTTGGGAGATTGGATGAGGCAATGGTACTTGTAAAAGAGATGCCATTTCAAGCCAGTGCTGCTGTTTGGGGGGCACTGCTAGGTGCTGCAAGGattcataaaaatattgagCTTGGTAGACATGCTGCTGAGATGCTGTTAACTCTTGAACCTGAAAAATCAGGAACCCATATACTCCTAGCAAACATTTATGCATCCACAGGAATGTGGGATAATGTTGCAAAGGTAAGAAGATCGATGAAAAACAGCTTAGTGAAGAAGGAACCGGGGATGAGTTGGATTGAGCTGAAAGATAAGGTGTACACTTTTATTGTTGGAGATAGAAGCCACCCTAGAAGTAAAGAAATATACGTAAAACTTGATGATTTGCGGGAACGTTTGACTAGTGCAGGTTATGTTCCCATGATTGAGACTGATCTACATGATGTGGagcaaattgaaaaagaacaacTTCTATGGCACCACAGTGAGAAACTCGCTGTGGCTTTTGGGTTGATTGCAACTCCACCAGGGGCTCCAATTCGAGTTAAGAAGAACTTGAGAGTATGTATTGACTGTCATACTGCATTCAAATTCATAAGCAAAGTTGCTTCACGTGAGATTATTGTAAGAGACATAAATAGATTCCACCATTTCAGAGATGGTTCTTGCTCTTGTGGTGATTATTGGTaa